From the Desulfolucanica intricata genome, the window TCAGCCTTTATCCACACTCCTTAATGCGTTGTTAGTGTTAGCAGGTATAACCAAACCCTTTTCTAACACAACTCTCCCCTCGGGCTCTACTTTAAGTAAAAGCCGATCGCCCTCCTTTAACCCGAGTATATCGCGTACTTCCTTTGGCAGAGTC encodes:
- a CDS encoding AbrB/MazE/SpoVT family DNA-binding domain-containing protein; the protein is MNKIYTPKIGSKGQMTLPKEVRDILGLKEGDRLLLKVEPEGRVVLEKGLVIPANTNNALRSVDKG